The sequence GCGTCATGCCGAGGGCGAACATCGCCTCGTAAGTGACGCCGCCCAGCGAGTCGGCCTGGGCGATCTGGACCATCGCGGCGGTGATGGTCTGGCCGGACTCGGCGAGGTTCCGGAGGACGTTCGGGAAGTACGGCATCTTCGGGCTCATCCCCATCGCCATGGTCACGGCCATCGTCTCACCGATGGCCCGGGAAATCGCGAGGACGTACGAGGAGACGATACCGGAGGTCGCGGCGGGGACGACGACCTTCGTTGAGACGTCGAACTTCGTCGACCCGAGACCGTAGCCGGCCTGTCGGAGACTGTCCGGCACGGCGTTCAGGGCGTCCTCGCTGATCGAGGAGACCATCGGGATGATCATGATGCCGACGACGATACTCGCCGACAGCACGTTGAACGTCCGGAGCTCGGGCATATAGAGGGTGAATTCGGGGAGGAACCCGATGCCGGGCGGGATGATGGGGATGGATATCGGGAGGACCTCCCTGATGGCCGGGGTGATGTAGACGAGGGCCATGTACCCGTAGATGACGGTCGGAACGCCGGCGAGGATCTCGAGGGCGGGTTTGAGGTACGAGCGGGCCCGGTCGCTCGCGTACTCGCTGAGGTAGATGGCGGCTGCGAGTCCGACGGGCAGGGCGATGAGGGCGGAGAAGATGGTCACG is a genomic window of Halanaeroarchaeum sp. HSR-CO containing:
- the pstC gene encoding phosphate ABC transporter permease subunit PstC, with the translated sequence MSGTPQTDTISLSREDFVIRKERLYRRLFATSALLTILVTVGIVLSLSGRAITFFLEVSPVAFFTGTTWSPIIEGSYGVLPLVSGTLLVTIFSALIALPVGLAAAIYLSEYASDRARSYLKPALEILAGVPTVIYGYMALVYITPAIREVLPISIPIIPPGIGFLPEFTLYMPELRTFNVLSASIVVGIMIIPMVSSISEDALNAVPDSLRQAGYGLGSTKFDVSTKVVVPAATSGIVSSYVLAISRAIGETMAVTMAMGMSPKMPYFPNVLRNLAESGQTITAAMVQIAQADSLGGVTYEAMFALGMTLFAITLLMNVLAEVVRQHFREAYE